agacgcacacctttcatctgcgtacaggtgaggcgaccatcacattacaagatattgagcttatgtttggcttggttgttgatggtaatcccttgaataatcttaatgctaGAAATATAGGTACTGTTGGGTGGCAACAATTGATCCATGAGCTTACTGGTTGGCCACCCGATCTGAattgttttaatggtgttagtaggttagaagtacataaattaattgaatatattagaggcttagatgacattacagatcagaccccagaaattgatgtgcagcagcgggttaggttgtacttgctatggctttgtggcggcacgatatttccggataagtccggtgacttacttaatttagactattttcttgacatgcgtgaccttagagcaatgagtagacaagcttggggagcggctgcattgtcatatttgtatacttgtttatgcCACGCTTCATTGAGGAAAGTCAAGGATGTGTGCGGTTTCATTTCCTTATTGCTGGTATgtgacctttaaaattatataattttatttggttgtcctatttgatatttataaggtttttatgtatttattttaaatttttaatataggtttgggcttgggagcgaatTATACCGATGCAGCCACCACCCAGGGCCCTTCAGCCACACACGGCTCTTGTACGAAAGTGGACTCATCGTAAAGCTCGCGAAAATGAGGCACGTGTTGTGCTATccatatgtagggatgtattggacaacctaacagatggtcaggtattttatcataattatggttgttaatggcgttttgatataatagttacgcttatgtgtaatttatttattttattatcatgtaattttatgttctttctatcgTAGTTTGTGTGGCAGCCTCATTCAGAGGCCATCATTAATGGACTCCCTGAGTGGTGTCGGCATGGCCGAGTTATTTGGATGGCGCAGGTTCCCTTTATTTGTGGGATCTATCGAGAGTGGCGCATGGTAGACCGCGTTCTCCGACAGTTCGGTAGGAAGCAACATATTCCGGGACCATGTGCTGAGATTGTTCCTTTTCATTACAACCGTGACAAGCGGTATGCTATAACAGTGGAGGATCAACAAAATTTTGCACAACGGACTTTTTGTGGGAAAATCGTCGACAAAGGGTAATTCTGGCCGAGTATGAAACTCAAGACCCAGAGTCATTATCAgagtatttttg
The nucleotide sequence above comes from Lycium barbarum isolate Lr01 chromosome 3, ASM1917538v2, whole genome shotgun sequence. Encoded proteins:
- the LOC132631288 gene encoding serine/threonine-protein phosphatase 7 long form homolog, which produces MEFSRVCVHPGPEVYDVLTLQEKHRSQAVWDGALRGPTGCLFPRCADTEFWKHVRRHPFHPRILDYFGLCGFRGVVEVGCASYDWAVITALIERWRPETHTFHLRTGEATITLQDIELMFGLVVDGNPLNNLNARNIGTVGWQQLIHELTGWPPDLNCFNGVSRLEVHKLIEYIRGLDDITDQTPEIDVQQRVRLYLLWLCGGTIFPDKSGDLLNLDYFLDMRDLRAMSRQAWGAAALSYLYTCLCHASLRKVKDVCGFISLLLVWAWERIIPMQPPPRALQPHTALVRKWTHRKARENEARVVLSICRDVLDNLTDGQFVWQPHSEAIINGLPEWCRHGRVIWMAQVPFICGIYREWRMVDRVLRQFGRKQHIPGPCAEIVPFHYNRDKRYAITVEDQQNFAQRTFCGKIVDKG